A single window of Ferrimonas balearica DSM 9799 DNA harbors:
- the ispF gene encoding 2-C-methyl-D-erythritol 2,4-cyclodiphosphate synthase encodes MRIGHGFDVHKFGGEGPLILGGVSVPFEQGLLAHSDGDVVLHAISDALLGAVAMGDIGRHFPDTDPAYSGADSRVLLRHCYGLVREQGYRLGNLDVTIIAQMPKMAPHIDAMRANLAADLGVELSQVNVKATTTERLGFTGRGEGIATEAVVLLCHD; translated from the coding sequence ATGCGGATCGGACACGGTTTCGACGTACACAAATTTGGCGGCGAAGGCCCACTTATTCTCGGCGGCGTCTCGGTGCCGTTTGAACAGGGCCTGCTGGCCCACTCCGATGGCGACGTCGTGCTGCACGCCATCAGTGATGCGCTGTTGGGCGCGGTGGCGATGGGCGACATCGGTCGCCACTTCCCCGATACCGATCCGGCCTACTCCGGCGCCGACAGCCGGGTGCTGCTGCGCCACTGCTATGGCCTGGTGCGGGAGCAGGGCTACCGACTGGGTAATCTGGACGTCACCATCATCGCCCAGATGCCCAAGATGGCACCGCACATCGACGCGATGCGCGCCAACCTGGCGGCCGACCTCGGGGTCGAGCTGTCTCAAGTTAACGTAAAGGCGACCACGACGGAGCGCCTGGGATTTACCGGACGGGGTGAAGGGATCGCCACCGAAGCCGTGGTACTGCTTTGTCATGACTGA
- a CDS encoding protein-L-isoaspartate(D-aspartate) O-methyltransferase: MTTATSAYGSRLAHLMREGGISNPHVLDAMAAVPRQLFVDGGLAPRAWENTALPIGQGQTISQPYIVARMTELLLERLGPGPVLEIGTGSGYQAAILASLVPQLCTVERIKSLQIQARRRLKQLDLHNIAFKYGDGWQGWPSKAPFGGILVTAAASEVPQALLAQLAEGGRLVIPVGSEYQVLRVIDKIDGQLHSRDVEAVRFVPLVPGETE, from the coding sequence ATGACTACGGCCACTTCCGCCTACGGCAGCCGACTGGCGCACCTGATGCGCGAGGGCGGCATCAGCAACCCCCACGTTTTGGACGCGATGGCCGCCGTGCCGCGCCAGCTGTTTGTTGACGGCGGCCTGGCCCCCCGGGCGTGGGAGAATACGGCGCTGCCGATTGGCCAGGGCCAGACCATCTCTCAGCCCTATATCGTGGCGCGGATGACGGAGTTGTTACTGGAGCGACTGGGCCCTGGCCCGGTGCTGGAGATCGGCACCGGTTCCGGTTATCAGGCGGCGATCCTGGCCAGCCTGGTGCCTCAGCTGTGCACCGTGGAGCGGATCAAAAGTCTGCAGATCCAGGCCCGTCGCCGGCTTAAGCAACTTGACCTTCATAACATCGCCTTTAAGTACGGTGATGGCTGGCAGGGCTGGCCCAGCAAAGCCCCCTTTGGCGGCATTCTGGTGACTGCCGCTGCCAGTGAGGTGCCGCAGGCGCTGTTGGCGCAGCTGGCGGAGGGCGGTCGCCTGGTGATCCCGGTGGGCAGCGAGTACCAGGTGCTGCGGGTGATCGACAAGATCGACGGCCAGCTGCACAGCCGGGATGTGGAAGCGGTGCGCTTTGTGCCTTTGGTACCGGGAGAGACCGAGTAG
- the ispD gene encoding 2-C-methyl-D-erythritol 4-phosphate cytidylyltransferase, which yields MPLNESAPLYAVVPAAGVGKRMGADRPKQYLLLNDRTILSHTLSVLLSHPRIHQVIVALGPEDGYFDSLEEASHPRLIRVDGGRERSDSVRLALAAIEDKAAWALVHDAARPCLHHDDIDRLLAFPGDQGAILASPVRDTMKRAGADGTIDHTVPREALWHALTPQLFPAEALHQALVRGEQAGAVITDEASAMEREGWHPALVAGRPDNIKITHPDDLRLAQLYLASREAQ from the coding sequence ATGCCACTGAATGAATCCGCTCCGCTCTACGCCGTGGTGCCTGCCGCCGGCGTTGGCAAGCGTATGGGCGCCGATCGGCCCAAGCAGTACCTGCTGCTCAATGATCGCACCATCCTGTCCCACACCCTGTCGGTGCTGCTCAGCCACCCGCGTATTCACCAAGTGATTGTGGCGCTGGGGCCGGAGGATGGCTATTTCGACAGCCTGGAAGAGGCCAGCCATCCGAGACTGATTCGGGTGGACGGCGGCCGCGAGCGCTCCGACTCGGTACGCCTGGCGTTGGCCGCCATTGAGGATAAGGCCGCCTGGGCCCTGGTGCACGATGCGGCCCGGCCCTGCCTGCACCACGATGATATTGATCGCCTGCTGGCGTTCCCCGGCGACCAGGGGGCCATCCTGGCCAGCCCGGTGCGGGACACCATGAAGCGGGCCGGGGCCGATGGCACCATCGACCATACTGTGCCAAGGGAAGCGCTTTGGCATGCCCTGACACCCCAACTGTTTCCAGCGGAGGCGCTGCACCAGGCCCTGGTGCGGGGGGAGCAGGCCGGAGCGGTCATTACCGATGAAGCCTCCGCCATGGAGCGTGAAGGCTGGCACCCGGCACTGGTGGCCGGGCGTCCGGACAACATCAAGATCACCCATCCCGACGACCTGCGCCTGGCGCAGCTGTATTTAGCCAGTAGAGAGGCACAATGA
- the ftsB gene encoding cell division protein FtsB, whose product MRILLVVLTLLLVATQYRLWAGENSLREVVRLREQIQRQLDGNAALVERNQVLEQEIEDLRHGLDAVEERARHELGMIREDEQFYRVIRRPQS is encoded by the coding sequence ATGCGGATCTTACTGGTGGTGTTGACCCTGTTACTGGTGGCGACGCAGTACCGACTTTGGGCGGGTGAAAACAGCCTGCGTGAAGTGGTGCGCCTGCGGGAGCAGATCCAGCGCCAGTTGGACGGCAATGCTGCCCTGGTGGAACGCAACCAGGTGTTGGAGCAGGAGATTGAAGACCTGCGCCACGGTCTGGATGCGGTGGAAGAACGGGCCCGCCATGAGTTGGGCATGATCCGGGAGGACGAACAGTTCTATCGGGTGATCCGCCGGCCTCAATCCTGA
- the surE gene encoding 5'/3'-nucleotidase SurE has product MKILVSNDDGVHAPGIKALTDALAAIAETVTVAPDRNCSGASNSLTLTNPLRAQRLENGYYQVNGTPTDCVHLAIRELMDGEPDLVVSGINAGANLGDDTLYSGTVAAAMEGRHLGLPTIAVSLVGRKLEHYDTAAAITAQIVQGLLANPLPSEQILNINVPDLPLEQIQGIRVTRLGARHKAEGMVKTQDPAGRDIYWLGPPGGEQDAGDGTDFHAVANGYVSVTPLTVDLTAHSQLAPLTQWFNQL; this is encoded by the coding sequence ATGAAGATCTTAGTCAGCAACGATGACGGCGTGCACGCCCCGGGCATAAAGGCCCTGACCGATGCCCTGGCCGCCATCGCCGAAACCGTTACTGTGGCGCCGGACCGCAACTGCTCCGGCGCGTCGAACTCCCTGACCCTGACCAACCCGCTGCGTGCGCAGCGGCTGGAGAACGGCTACTACCAGGTCAATGGCACGCCAACCGACTGCGTGCACCTGGCGATCCGTGAACTGATGGATGGCGAACCTGATCTGGTGGTGTCCGGCATCAACGCCGGCGCCAACCTGGGCGACGACACCCTCTATTCCGGTACCGTGGCCGCGGCCATGGAGGGGCGTCACCTGGGGCTGCCCACCATTGCCGTTTCCCTGGTGGGGCGCAAGCTGGAGCACTACGATACCGCGGCGGCAATCACCGCCCAGATCGTTCAGGGCCTGCTGGCCAACCCGCTGCCGTCAGAGCAGATCCTCAACATCAACGTGCCGGACCTGCCACTGGAGCAGATCCAGGGCATTCGGGTCACCCGGCTGGGCGCCCGCCACAAGGCGGAAGGCATGGTCAAAACTCAGGACCCTGCGGGCCGCGATATCTACTGGTTGGGCCCTCCGGGGGGCGAACAGGATGCCGGTGACGGCACCGACTTCCATGCGGTCGCCAACGGTTACGTGTCGGTGACGCCCCTGACCGTAGACCTCACCGCGCACAGCCAGCTGGCGCCGCTCACCCAGTGGTTTAATCAGCTATGA
- the eno gene encoding phosphopyruvate hydratase: MAKIVKVLGREVMDSRGNPTVEAEVHLEGGFIGMACAPSGASTGTREALELRDGDKSRYLGKGVLKAVANVNGPIADALLGQDALAQRAIDQIMIDLDGTENKDKLGANAILAVSLANAKAAAAAKGQPLYAHIAELNGTPGVYSMPLPMMNILNGGEHADNNVDIQEFMIQPVSAPNFREALRMGAEIFHALKKVLSAKGLNTAVGDEGGFAPNLASNADALAVIKEAVEAAGYVLGTDVTLALDCAASEFYKDGQYVLAGEGKSFDANGFSDYLAELTEQYPIISIEDGLDESDWDGWAYQTQILGDKIQLVGDDLFVTNTKILKRGIENSIGNAILIKFNQIGSLSETLDAIKMAKDAGFTAVISHRSGETEDATIADLAVGTAAGQIKTGSLCRSDRVAKYNQLLRIEEQLGGQAPYRGRAEVNGQG; encoded by the coding sequence ATGGCTAAAATCGTCAAGGTACTGGGCCGTGAAGTGATGGATTCCCGCGGTAACCCCACCGTGGAAGCGGAAGTGCACCTGGAAGGAGGCTTTATCGGCATGGCGTGTGCCCCGTCCGGTGCCTCCACCGGTACCCGCGAAGCCCTGGAGCTGCGTGACGGTGACAAGTCCCGCTACCTGGGCAAGGGTGTACTGAAAGCGGTTGCCAACGTGAATGGCCCCATCGCTGACGCCCTGCTCGGTCAAGACGCCCTCGCGCAACGTGCCATTGACCAGATCATGATCGATCTGGATGGCACCGAGAACAAAGACAAGCTGGGTGCCAACGCCATTCTGGCGGTGTCCCTGGCCAACGCCAAAGCCGCTGCTGCCGCCAAAGGCCAGCCGCTGTACGCCCACATCGCTGAGCTGAATGGCACTCCGGGTGTGTACTCCATGCCGCTGCCGATGATGAACATCCTCAACGGTGGTGAGCACGCCGACAACAACGTCGACATCCAGGAGTTCATGATCCAGCCGGTTTCCGCGCCGAACTTCCGCGAAGCGCTGCGCATGGGTGCCGAGATCTTCCACGCGCTGAAGAAAGTGTTGTCCGCCAAGGGCCTGAACACCGCCGTGGGTGACGAGGGTGGTTTCGCCCCGAATCTGGCCTCCAACGCCGACGCTCTGGCCGTGATCAAGGAAGCGGTGGAAGCCGCCGGTTACGTGCTGGGCACCGACGTGACCCTGGCCCTGGACTGCGCCGCCTCTGAGTTCTACAAAGACGGCCAGTATGTGCTGGCTGGCGAAGGCAAGAGCTTCGACGCCAACGGTTTCTCCGACTACCTGGCTGAGCTGACCGAACAGTACCCGATCATCTCCATCGAAGATGGCCTGGACGAGTCTGACTGGGACGGCTGGGCTTACCAGACCCAGATCCTGGGCGACAAGATCCAGCTGGTGGGCGACGACCTGTTCGTGACCAACACCAAGATCCTCAAGCGCGGTATCGAGAACAGCATCGGCAACGCCATCCTGATCAAGTTCAACCAGATCGGCTCTCTGTCCGAAACCCTGGACGCCATCAAGATGGCCAAGGACGCCGGCTTTACCGCAGTGATCTCCCACCGCTCCGGTGAAACCGAAGACGCCACCATCGCCGACCTGGCGGTGGGCACCGCTGCTGGCCAGATCAAAACCGGCTCTCTGTGCCGCTCTGATCGCGTCGCTAAGTACAACCAGTTGCTGCGCATTGAAGAGCAACTGGGCGGCCAGGCCCCTTACCGCGGCCGCGCCGAAGTGAACGGTCAGGGCTAA
- the rpoS gene encoding RNA polymerase sigma factor RpoS: MNRKSNAFDDVAAVDLSRTEVVGTPEEVEANNTEERSSSNIDQLVQDDLQKNLDATQLYLSEIGFSPLLTAEEEVYYARRAQRDCAKSRNRMIESNLRLVVKIARRYNNRGLALLDLIEEGNLGLIRAVEKFDPERGFRFSTYATWWIRQTIERAIMNQTRTIRLPIHVVKELNVYLRTARELAHTLDHEPTAEEIAMKLDKPVEDVSRMLKLNEKISSVDTPIGGDSDKALLDVIADDDRVCPEVQAQDDDINGSVVRWLGELNSKQREVLARRFGLLGYEPSTLEDVGREIGLTRERVRQIQVEALRRLRELIGAQGLSVESLFKP; encoded by the coding sequence ATGAATCGCAAGAGCAACGCTTTTGATGATGTGGCTGCCGTCGATTTAAGTCGTACCGAGGTTGTAGGGACCCCGGAAGAAGTCGAAGCCAACAACACTGAGGAACGCTCCTCATCTAACATTGACCAACTGGTCCAGGACGATCTGCAAAAAAACCTGGATGCGACACAGCTGTACCTCAGCGAGATTGGGTTTTCCCCCTTGCTGACGGCCGAAGAAGAAGTCTATTACGCCCGCCGGGCTCAGCGCGATTGCGCTAAGTCTCGCAACCGCATGATCGAAAGTAACCTCCGTTTGGTGGTGAAGATCGCCCGCCGTTATAACAATCGTGGTCTGGCCCTGCTGGATCTGATCGAAGAGGGTAATCTTGGCCTGATCCGAGCGGTGGAGAAGTTCGACCCCGAGCGCGGTTTCCGCTTTTCCACTTACGCCACCTGGTGGATCCGTCAGACCATTGAACGGGCCATCATGAATCAGACCCGCACGATTCGTCTGCCCATCCATGTGGTGAAAGAGCTCAATGTCTACCTGCGCACCGCCCGTGAGCTGGCCCATACGCTGGACCATGAACCGACCGCAGAAGAGATCGCCATGAAGCTCGATAAGCCGGTGGAAGACGTCAGCCGCATGCTGAAGCTGAACGAGAAGATCAGCTCCGTGGACACCCCGATCGGTGGTGACTCGGATAAGGCCTTGCTGGATGTGATTGCGGATGACGACCGGGTTTGCCCGGAAGTGCAGGCGCAGGACGACGACATCAACGGCTCAGTAGTGCGCTGGTTGGGGGAGCTGAACTCAAAGCAACGCGAGGTGCTGGCCCGCCGCTTTGGTCTGCTGGGCTATGAGCCTTCAACGTTGGAAGATGTGGGACGTGAAATCGGGCTGACCCGGGAGCGGGTCAGGCAGATCCAGGTCGAAGCGCTGCGCCGACTGCGTGAGCTGATCGGCGCTCAGGGCCTCTCGGTGGAATCTCTGTTCAAACCCTGA
- a CDS encoding CTP synthase: MTTNYIFVTGGVVSSLGKGIAAASVAALLEARGLNVTIMKLDPYINVDPGTMSPTQHGEVFVTEDGAETDLDLGHYERFIRTKMTKRNNFTTGRIYSDVLRKERRGDYLGATIQVIPHITNAIKERVIAGAEGHDVAIVEVGGTVGDIESLPFLEALRQLAVELGRERAMFMHLTLVPYLAAAGEVKTKPTQHSVKELLSIGIQPDVLVCRSDRAIPANERRKIALFCNVQERAVVSMKDVDSIYKIPALLKSQGVDDLFVQRFGLSCPEADLNEWEKVIYEEANPIGEVTIGMVGKYVELPDAYKSVNEALKHAGLKNRLQVTIKYIDSQDVESKGDEALQGIDGILVPGGFGERGVEGKIMAARFARENNLPYFGICLGMQVALIEYARNVAGLKGAHSSEFDAKAKHPVVGLITEWLDADGKVEERSETSDLGGTMRLGAQLCHLVKGTKAQALYGSDTCVERHRHRYEVNNNYRDALEKAGLVFSGLSADKKLVEMIEIPSHPFFVAGQFHPEFTSTPRDGHPLFEGFVKAAGEFSKSAS; encoded by the coding sequence ATGACTACAAACTACATCTTCGTTACGGGCGGGGTGGTCTCCTCCTTGGGTAAAGGTATTGCCGCAGCGTCTGTGGCAGCACTGCTTGAAGCCCGCGGTCTTAACGTCACCATCATGAAACTGGATCCCTACATCAACGTGGATCCGGGCACCATGAGCCCGACTCAGCACGGTGAAGTGTTTGTGACCGAAGACGGTGCCGAGACCGACCTGGATCTGGGCCACTATGAGCGCTTCATCCGCACCAAGATGACCAAGCGCAATAACTTCACCACCGGCCGTATCTACTCTGACGTTCTGCGTAAAGAGCGCCGTGGTGACTACCTGGGTGCCACCATCCAGGTGATTCCGCATATCACCAACGCCATTAAAGAGCGCGTTATCGCCGGCGCCGAAGGTCACGACGTGGCCATCGTCGAAGTGGGCGGTACCGTGGGTGACATTGAGTCCCTGCCGTTCCTGGAAGCGCTGCGTCAGCTGGCGGTTGAACTGGGCCGTGAGCGCGCCATGTTCATGCACCTGACTCTGGTGCCTTACCTGGCCGCCGCCGGTGAAGTGAAAACCAAGCCGACTCAGCACTCAGTAAAAGAGCTGCTCTCCATCGGTATCCAGCCGGACGTACTGGTGTGTCGTTCCGACCGCGCCATCCCGGCCAACGAGCGCCGTAAGATCGCTCTGTTCTGTAACGTTCAGGAGCGCGCCGTTGTGTCCATGAAGGACGTGGACAGCATCTACAAGATCCCGGCCCTGCTGAAATCTCAGGGTGTGGACGATCTGTTCGTTCAACGTTTTGGCCTGTCCTGCCCGGAAGCCGACCTGAACGAGTGGGAAAAGGTGATCTACGAAGAAGCCAATCCGATCGGTGAAGTGACCATCGGTATGGTCGGCAAGTACGTTGAGCTGCCGGACGCCTACAAGTCCGTCAACGAAGCGCTGAAGCACGCCGGTCTGAAGAACCGCCTGCAGGTGACCATCAAGTACATCGATTCTCAGGACGTTGAGTCCAAGGGTGACGAAGCGCTGCAGGGCATCGACGGTATCCTGGTACCGGGTGGCTTCGGTGAGCGTGGTGTGGAAGGCAAGATCATGGCCGCCCGCTTCGCCCGCGAAAACAACCTGCCGTACTTCGGTATCTGCCTGGGTATGCAGGTGGCTCTGATTGAGTACGCCCGCAACGTTGCCGGCCTCAAAGGCGCGCACTCCTCTGAGTTCGATGCCAAGGCCAAGCACCCGGTAGTGGGTCTGATCACCGAGTGGCTGGACGCCGACGGTAAAGTGGAAGAGCGTTCCGAGACCTCCGATCTGGGCGGCACCATGCGTCTGGGTGCGCAGCTGTGTCACCTGGTGAAAGGCACCAAGGCTCAGGCTCTGTATGGCAGCGACACCTGTGTTGAGCGCCACCGTCATCGTTACGAAGTGAACAACAACTACCGTGACGCGCTGGAAAAAGCCGGCCTGGTCTTCTCCGGTCTGTCCGCCGACAAAAAATTGGTGGAGATGATCGAGATCCCCAGCCATCCTTTCTTCGTGGCTGGGCAGTTCCACCCCGAGTTCACCTCTACCCCGCGTGACGGTCACCCGCTGTTTGAAGGGTTCGTTAAAGCGGCCGGTGAATTCAGCAAGAGCGCAAGCTGA
- a CDS encoding peptidoglycan DD-metalloendopeptidase family protein, producing MLGLARCWPFSALRQLGCVSLALLLAGCSLQQPPAPVETLYSGQTYRERPRGSLQSQNYTVKAGDTLYSIAWAADQDFRTLAQRNGLRSPYVIHPGQTLKLSGSATRTHNSSTATPPRPAPAKPRPAAASTGQVAKTSTENRENKSVDPAPQPSYAGSTTLQTSNTTGSVTASRDTALPDRVAQWRWPVKGKVIRRFSATEQGNKGLDIAAPTGTPVISAAEGRVVYAGSALRGYGQLIIIKHSDEYLSAYAHNSRILVKEKQRVSAGQKIAEVGSSDADRPMLHFEIRYKGKSVDPQRYLPRQ from the coding sequence ATGCTCGGCCTGGCCCGCTGCTGGCCCTTTTCCGCCTTACGCCAACTGGGCTGTGTCAGCCTGGCGTTGCTGCTGGCCGGTTGCTCGTTGCAACAGCCACCGGCCCCGGTGGAAACGCTGTACAGCGGGCAGACCTACCGCGAACGCCCCCGTGGCAGTTTGCAGAGCCAGAACTATACGGTTAAGGCTGGCGATACCCTCTACTCGATTGCTTGGGCCGCCGATCAGGACTTTCGAACGTTGGCTCAGCGAAATGGGCTGCGATCGCCCTATGTGATCCACCCTGGTCAGACCTTGAAATTGAGTGGTTCGGCAACAAGAACTCACAATTCTTCAACAGCTACTCCACCGCGTCCTGCGCCAGCGAAACCCAGACCAGCTGCGGCCTCAACAGGTCAAGTTGCTAAAACATCCACAGAAAACCGAGAGAATAAATCGGTTGATCCCGCTCCACAGCCTAGTTATGCTGGTTCAACGACGTTACAAACCAGTAACACGACTGGCTCAGTAACGGCGTCACGCGACACGGCACTGCCGGACCGCGTTGCCCAGTGGCGTTGGCCGGTTAAGGGGAAGGTCATTCGCCGATTCTCAGCCACCGAGCAGGGCAACAAGGGACTCGATATTGCGGCACCCACCGGGACTCCGGTGATCAGCGCCGCCGAGGGGCGAGTTGTGTATGCGGGGAGCGCGTTGCGTGGTTACGGACAGCTGATCATCATCAAACACTCCGATGAATACCTCAGTGCCTACGCCCATAACAGCCGCATCCTGGTGAAAGAAAAACAAAGGGTCAGCGCAGGACAAAAGATTGCAGAAGTGGGCAGCAGTGACGCCGACAGGCCGATGTTGCACTTTGAGATCCGCTATAAAGGCAAGTCCGTTGATCCGCAAAGGTATTTACCCCGTCAATGA
- the truD gene encoding tRNA pseudouridine(13) synthase TruD has product MTDYTLPQWHYLLGEPSSEAWIRREPEHFQVDEMLPFTPDGAGEHHLLHIEKRDLTTHQLAKIVAKFADVPARDVSWAGLKDRHGVTRQWLSVRIPGKVDPDWAQLNDRYITLLAAHRHGRKLRTGALLGNRFKIALSGVTDRDALEARLAEVSKGVPNYYGEQRFGHGGNNVRRAAEMFSGRKVKDRNKRSIYLSAARSFLFNHVVSARLAQHGVTPLAGDAVMLHGSNSFFVAEQWDAENLGRLLQGDIELSAPLPGDGDLRSQGVANAFETEVLAPFAELTEGLKGARVDVDRRRLLLKPEQFRHHWEDDLLWLEFVLPSGAFATSVLRELARYQDAQAIELRSEIE; this is encoded by the coding sequence ATGACTGATTACACCCTGCCGCAATGGCACTATCTGCTGGGCGAACCCAGCTCTGAAGCCTGGATCCGCCGCGAACCTGAGCACTTCCAGGTCGATGAAATGCTGCCTTTCACCCCCGATGGGGCGGGCGAGCACCACCTGCTGCACATCGAAAAGCGCGACCTGACCACCCACCAGCTGGCCAAGATCGTCGCCAAATTTGCCGATGTGCCGGCCCGGGACGTCAGTTGGGCCGGCCTGAAAGACCGCCACGGCGTGACCCGCCAGTGGTTGTCGGTGCGTATCCCCGGCAAGGTGGACCCGGACTGGGCCCAGCTCAACGATCGATACATTACCCTGCTGGCGGCGCACCGCCATGGCCGTAAGCTGCGCACCGGGGCCCTGCTGGGCAACCGCTTTAAGATCGCCCTCAGTGGCGTCACCGACCGAGACGCGCTGGAAGCCCGCCTGGCTGAAGTCAGCAAAGGGGTGCCGAACTATTACGGTGAGCAGCGTTTTGGCCACGGTGGCAACAATGTGCGCCGCGCCGCCGAGATGTTCTCCGGTCGCAAGGTGAAAGACCGCAACAAGCGCAGCATCTACCTCTCTGCCGCCCGCAGTTTCCTGTTTAACCACGTGGTCTCTGCCCGACTGGCCCAGCACGGTGTGACGCCGCTGGCTGGTGATGCGGTGATGCTGCACGGCAGCAACAGCTTCTTTGTGGCGGAGCAGTGGGATGCGGAAAACCTGGGGCGTCTTCTGCAGGGCGACATCGAACTGTCGGCGCCGCTGCCGGGCGACGGAGACCTGCGCAGCCAGGGCGTGGCCAACGCGTTTGAAACCGAAGTGCTGGCGCCCTTTGCCGAGTTGACCGAGGGGCTGAAGGGCGCCCGGGTGGACGTTGACCGTCGTCGCCTGTTGCTGAAACCGGAGCAGTTCCGCCATCACTGGGAGGATGACCTGCTGTGGCTGGAGTTTGTCCTGCCCTCCGGCGCCTTTGCCACCAGCGTTTTGCGTGAGCTGGCCCGGTATCAGGATGCGCAAGCCATTGAGCTGCGGTCGGAAATTGAATAA